The genomic DNA AGCCCAGCGGGCACCAAGAGCCACGGCCAGCCGGAAACTTCCGGCATTCAACTCCTTCACAGGCCCTGCGCCCACGGCGAGCAAGCGGCGTGCGGCAACTCCTTGGGGCAGGTGCACGAGCAGAGTCTCTCCGGCTGCCCCCCGAAACTCCGAAGCCTTTTCCACCGATCCTGCAGCCTGCCGGGCCACAGCGGCCATCTCAGAAACCCCTTGTTTCTTGGCCCACTTAAGCAACTGGCCCTCAGGGACCACGACAATCACCAGATCCTGTGCTGCTTGAGTCCAATTTCCGGCTTTGACTTGAAATTTCATGGGTCCTCAGATTCCTTTCTAGGTCAGTGATGGGAAGGCTAAGTGATTTAGATTACCGCGATCCGGGGCCGATGCCAAGGGTTCAGCCGGAAGGCCCCCAAATCCCCTTGCGCTCTTGCCGGGCCTGGTTTTGCAGGCCGGCCAGCTCGTCCACATATTTGGTATTGGGCGCAAGCGTGAATACCTCCCCCAAACCCGAACGCACCATCTCGCCGTTGATCCACAGATCCCCCAGATACACATAAGCCAGGAGCCGTCCATACTTGTCCTTCTTTTCCACGTCATATTCCAGGCGCACTCGACAGCCCTCCACCAAATCACGGTTCAGAGCCGTCGCAGCCTCAGCAAAGGGTTCCGGGTCATAAATCCACTGGCCCCCCCGCTTCTTGCGCACCTCCGGAGTATTAATGCCCAGATAGCGCACATGCTGTCCGGTGGAGAGTTCCACCGTATCCCCGTCGATGACGCGCGAAACCACGGCCTCGGTGGGATAGGGGCTGGAGGCGCAGCCGATGAGAAGGCTGAGAAGTAAGAGGGTTAAGAGGGTTCTCATGCGGATGAACACCTTAGATATCTTCAATTTGGCTGACGCGCTGGATCTCCTCAAGCGAAGTCAAGCCCTGCCGGACCTTGGCCAAGCCCTCGTCACGCAGAGAAGGGCAACCCGCGGATCGAGCTTCCTGGGCAATCCTGTCCGCAGGCACATGATCCATGATCAAACGGCGGATGGACTCGGTTACAGGGAGAATCTCGTAAATCCCCGTGCGTCCCCGGTACCCTGTGTTGCGGCACTCCGCACAACCCTTTCCCCGGAATACGGAACTCCCCGCGATTTCAGGCATGCCATAGCGCGAAGCCTCTTCCTGTGAAACCGTGTGGGGCTCGCGGCAGTGCTCGCAGATCAAGCGCACCAGCCGCTGGGCCATAAAGGCCTGAACTGAAGAGGACACCAAATAGGGCTCCAATCCCATATCCAAAAGCCGGGTCACCGCCCCGGCCGCGCTATTGGTGTGCAAAGTGGAAAACACCAAGTGACCGGTCAAGGCCACACGAATGGCGATCTCGGCAGTTTCCAGATCGCGAACCTCTCCGACCATCATGACATCCGGATCGTGCCTCAACATGGCACGCAGAGTGTGGGCAAAACTCAGACCGATCTGAGGCTGCACCTGCACCTGGCTGATCCCGCGCAACTGGTATTCAATCGG from Candidatus Omnitrophota bacterium includes the following:
- a CDS encoding thermonuclease family protein; amino-acid sequence: MRTLLTLLLLSLLIGCASSPYPTEAVVSRVIDGDTVELSTGQHVRYLGINTPEVRKKRGGQWIYDPEPFAEAATALNRDLVEGCRVRLEYDVEKKDKYGRLLAYVYLGDLWINGEMVRSGLGEVFTLAPNTKYVDELAGLQNQARQERKGIWGPSG